AATTTTCTGAAAAGCTCATTGAAGCCATTTTAAAAAGAGCTTTTTGCAACAAGCCGAACCTTGAGAAAGAAGAGAGGCAAATTTTTATTGATCTCTTTCAAGATTTTTTGGCCTTAAAAATTAAGTTGGAAATTCCTTTTGAAAGCATGAATGCAAGTTGCAAGGATGCGATCGATCGAGCCGCTAAAACCATTTCGAGATTATTTGCTTTAATTGGAATTATTACAGGATCGGATCAATCTAGAGAGTTTAGGCTTCACTTAATTTGTCTTATCTTTGCAAGGGCTCTTATGGTGAGAAAGCGGGTGATCATTAAAGAGCGTCTAGATAGATTGATTGTCGCGCTCCAATTCTACGAAGCTAATAAAGAGATCCTAAAACAAATTTTTGCAGATCTATTTCCGGGAAAAAGCCTTGCTCTAAAGTACTTATCAAGTGACCTTTGAGGCCAACCCTTGCGGGTCGCTAATTATCCTTTTTCAGGGTCTCCAGAAAGACAATTCTTTCTTCAAACCTATGAATTTGAGTTTCATATTTTTTGTTGCTTTTCATTTAATACAGGAGTTGGATTGTTTAAAAAACTAAGCATTTTCAAAGGGTTTTTCGCATAGCTGTTCAGATGTTAGCTCGAAATGTCAACACTTACGGGTAGATTTTTTTTTACCCCTCATTTTTGTGCTTAAAAATATTTTTTAATTTATAAAAAATAGCAGCAAGGGTTGCGATTAGGATTCCGCTTAGTTTTTTTAGAATAACAAAGAAACCGGACGCCTTAATAATTTTTCCGCCCATGGTTGCGGCAACAAGAGCTGCAATACCGTAGCTTGCCATCTTATCTCCCTCTTTGTAGTCGCTATACCTATATCCCGGGTCAAAGCTATGGGCTCGAAGCATAACTTCAAGATGGCCGCCAAAGGGCACGTAGGATTCTTTCTGAGTCACCCAAACAATCTTTTCAAAGCCTTCCCGGCCAAGCCTTAGAGCCACTGAATTAACAATCGCTCCCTCATCAGCACTTTCAGCTTCAATCGCCCAATAGACGGTATTTGTCAGTTTGTCAAGAAGAGGTTTTTGCACCCAACCAACAACATGCAACGTATTAAAACCATTTTTTTTACGCTCTTCATTCGCTTTTTCAGTGTTTTCACTAATGCTTTTTAAAAGGCTTTCCGGATCAAGATCCTCCCAGTCATCTA
This DNA window, taken from Criblamydia sequanensis CRIB-18, encodes the following:
- a CDS encoding DUF2167 domain-containing protein, which produces MLKFLAAFLLGLSSIPLYSSEPTAPAQFENISEEEKEELQSLYEMLSDLPEKEREIAIAFYSLDWKDSGTHKLEQSNSTISLPEGYRLLIGDEAKKGRKLTCGDFENPNLEATVYNDDFENVIIFENLQGGYVSIDDWEDLDPESLLKSISENTEKANEERKKNGFNTLHVVGWVQKPLLDKLTNTVYWAIEAESADEGAIVNSVALRLGREGFEKIVWVTQKESYVPFGGHLEVMLRAHSFDPGYRYSDYKEGDKMASYGIAALVAATMGGKIIKASGFFVILKKLSGILIATLAAIFYKLKNIFKHKNEG